A stretch of Mycobacterium sp. ITM-2016-00316 DNA encodes these proteins:
- a CDS encoding DNA polymerase domain-containing protein produces the protein MTADEQRAGVELTNLDQPLGPDAGTTKRDLVDYLDAVADRILPVLTGRPLTVLRVLRGRAPFMQKNVPKYTPDWVRTVPIWAEASHREVHYALCDDRRTLLWLANQRAVEYHPALGLADNIYQPTHLILDLDPPDAEDFAAVVAVAELVRQALADCGLTGAVKTSGSRGLHIFVPVDDFCSGDDVAAATRALAARAEALDPAIATTAFIVEDRAGKVFVDATRSGGATVAAAYSPRLRGRGEGSDGGKPCTTVSFPLSWSELGDVHPSDFTVHTALERLGDRDPWAEAMPAPQRLPDDLIEQGHTIPVARVAAMHEGKRRAKARREG, from the coding sequence ATGACCGCGGACGAGCAGCGAGCCGGCGTCGAGCTGACCAACCTGGATCAGCCGCTGGGTCCCGACGCCGGGACCACCAAGCGTGACCTGGTCGACTACCTGGACGCGGTCGCCGACCGGATCCTGCCGGTGCTGACCGGCCGGCCGCTGACCGTGCTGCGGGTGCTGCGCGGGCGCGCGCCCTTCATGCAGAAGAACGTGCCCAAATACACACCGGACTGGGTGCGCACCGTGCCGATCTGGGCCGAGGCCTCGCACCGCGAAGTCCACTACGCGCTGTGCGATGACCGCCGCACCCTGCTGTGGCTGGCCAATCAGCGCGCCGTCGAATACCACCCCGCGCTCGGCCTGGCCGACAACATCTACCAACCGACCCACCTGATCCTGGACCTGGATCCGCCCGACGCCGAGGACTTCGCCGCGGTGGTCGCGGTGGCCGAGCTGGTGCGCCAGGCGCTGGCCGACTGCGGGCTGACGGGCGCGGTGAAGACCAGCGGCTCGCGCGGGCTGCACATCTTCGTGCCCGTCGACGACTTCTGTTCCGGCGATGACGTGGCCGCGGCGACCCGGGCGCTGGCCGCCCGCGCCGAGGCGCTCGATCCGGCCATCGCGACAACGGCTTTCATCGTCGAGGACCGGGCCGGCAAGGTGTTCGTCGACGCCACCCGCTCCGGCGGGGCCACAGTGGCGGCGGCGTACAGCCCGCGGCTGCGGGGTCGGGGCGAGGGAAGCGACGGGGGAAAGCCATGCACCACGGTGTCCTTCCCGCTTTCCTGGTCCGAACTCGGCGACGTACACCCGTCGGACTTCACCGTGCACACCGCGCTGGAGCGCCTCGGTGACCGCGACCCGTGGGCCGAGGCGATGCCGGCGCCGCAACGGCTGCCCGACGATCTGATCGAGCAGGGCCACACCATCCCGGTCGCCCGGGTCGCCGCCATGCACGAGGGCAAACGTCGGGCCAAGGCACGCCGCGAGGGCTGA
- a CDS encoding proteasome protein — MTVVLAVKCANGIVLASDSQITDPGRGLTFPAQKLHPLGQSAAWGGSGSRAVLYDVEQLFTEEAEAIVEAKDIGHAIQARVRPILEHHYENFIAHVPGQDKAGTPATYILAAGYVGDRPFIIDLDPNALLGHHEETGFQAVGSGAPMAQQAHALLTHFQMPDRDVDYGVVAALRVLDALDASSSSVGGPMDLCRITPGEGAQHLTPKQVDAVRKDVARWVKLKQQALDDLFG; from the coding sequence ATGACTGTCGTCCTGGCCGTGAAGTGCGCCAACGGGATCGTGTTGGCGTCGGATTCCCAGATCACCGATCCGGGCCGCGGCCTGACCTTCCCCGCGCAGAAGCTGCACCCGCTGGGGCAGTCCGCGGCCTGGGGCGGCAGCGGCTCCCGGGCGGTGCTCTACGACGTCGAGCAGTTGTTCACCGAGGAAGCCGAGGCCATCGTGGAGGCCAAGGACATCGGGCACGCCATCCAGGCCCGGGTCCGGCCGATCCTGGAGCATCACTACGAGAACTTCATCGCGCACGTGCCCGGCCAGGACAAGGCCGGCACCCCGGCCACCTACATCCTGGCCGCCGGCTATGTCGGGGACCGGCCGTTCATCATCGATCTGGACCCGAACGCGCTGCTCGGTCATCACGAGGAGACCGGTTTCCAGGCGGTCGGCAGTGGCGCGCCCATGGCGCAGCAGGCGCACGCGTTGCTCACCCATTTCCAGATGCCCGATCGCGATGTGGACTACGGCGTGGTCGCGGCCCTGCGGGTGCTCGATGCGCTGGACGCCTCGTCGTCGAGTGTCGGCGGGCCGATGGATCTGTGCCGGATCACCCCGGGTGAGGGCGCTCAGCACCTGACGCCCAAACAGGTCGACGCGGTCCGCAAGGACGTGGCCCGGTGGGTGAAGCTCAAGCAGCAGGCGCTCGACGACCTGTTCGGCTGA
- a CDS encoding MMPL family transporter, with protein sequence MKTTTDRSRIAHLIRVLSVPIVLGWLALTVATNVLVPSLEKVGEANTVGLSARDAPAMISMRQIGANFEEFDSDSNAMVVLEGDQPLGAEAHHYYDGLIDKFEADPAHIQHVADFWGDTLTAAGAQSADGKSAYVQLYLHGNQGETLANESVEAVRDIVAQTPPPPGLQVFVTGGAPLISDQHHAGDKSIAKVTMITLGVILLMLLIVYRSIGTTVLILLMVFVELGAARGVVAFLANAGVIGLSTFAVNLLTLMIIAAGTDYAIFAVGRYQEARGAGEDREAAYYSMFGGTAHVVLGSGLTIAGAMLCLSFTRLPYFQTMGVPCAIGTLVAVLAALTLGPAVITIGSRFGRFEPKRAIRSRGWRRIGVTVVRWPGPVLVASLALALIGLVTLPGYKTNYDARRYLPADLSANVGYDAAERHFSAARMNPELLMVESDRDLRNPADFLVINKIAKGILAVPGVARVQTITRPNGKPIEHTTIPFMLSQQGATQTMNEKYRQDQFADMLKQADDMQTNIETMQQLSSVTEQMAATTHSMVLKTTDMTLDIAEMRDHIADFDDFLRPIRNYFYWEPHCYDIPVCWTMRSVFDTLDGIDILTADIQELVPDLQRLDTLLPQMVALMPENIRVMENMRNSMLTMYQTQKGMQDQGSAMQENSTAMGEAFDASRNDDTFYLPPEAFENEDFKRGMENFISPDGKSVRFIISHEGDPATPEGIAHVDPIKTAAKEAIKGTPLEGSKIFLAGTAATYKDMHDGAQWDLVIAGIAAAALIFVIMLLITRALVAAAVIVGTVLLSLGASFGMSVLLWQHLIGLELHWMVLPMSVILLLAVGSDYNLLLVSRFKEELDGGLKTGIIRAMAGTGSVVTSAGLVFAFTMASFAFSDLTVMAQVGTTIALGLLFDTLVVRSFMTPAIAALLGKWFWWPQVIRTEASQRRLAARGIDVPA encoded by the coding sequence ATGAAGACCACCACCGATCGATCCAGGATCGCGCATCTCATCCGGGTGCTCTCGGTACCCATCGTGCTGGGCTGGCTGGCGCTGACGGTGGCGACCAACGTGCTGGTGCCCTCGCTGGAAAAGGTCGGCGAGGCGAACACCGTCGGGCTCAGCGCCCGGGACGCGCCGGCGATGATCTCGATGCGCCAGATCGGCGCCAACTTCGAGGAGTTCGACTCCGACAGCAACGCCATGGTGGTGCTGGAGGGCGATCAGCCGCTCGGCGCCGAAGCCCACCACTACTACGACGGCCTCATCGACAAGTTCGAGGCCGACCCCGCCCACATCCAGCACGTGGCCGACTTCTGGGGTGACACCCTGACCGCGGCCGGCGCGCAGAGCGCCGACGGCAAATCCGCCTACGTCCAGCTCTACCTGCACGGCAACCAGGGTGAGACGCTGGCCAACGAGTCGGTGGAGGCGGTCCGCGATATCGTCGCGCAGACCCCGCCGCCGCCCGGGCTGCAGGTCTTCGTCACCGGCGGCGCACCGCTGATCTCCGATCAGCACCACGCCGGCGACAAGAGCATCGCCAAGGTCACCATGATCACCCTCGGCGTCATCCTGCTGATGCTGCTGATCGTGTACCGCTCCATCGGCACCACCGTGCTGATCCTGCTCATGGTGTTCGTCGAACTCGGCGCCGCCCGCGGTGTGGTGGCATTCTTGGCCAACGCCGGGGTGATCGGGCTGTCCACCTTCGCGGTGAACCTGCTGACGCTGATGATCATCGCGGCGGGCACCGACTACGCCATCTTCGCCGTCGGCCGCTATCAGGAGGCGCGCGGTGCCGGGGAAGACCGGGAAGCCGCGTACTACAGCATGTTCGGTGGTACCGCGCATGTGGTGCTGGGGTCCGGGCTGACCATCGCCGGGGCCATGCTGTGCCTGTCGTTCACCCGGCTGCCGTACTTCCAGACCATGGGGGTGCCGTGCGCGATCGGCACCCTGGTCGCGGTGCTCGCGGCGCTGACACTGGGTCCGGCGGTCATCACGATAGGCAGCCGCTTCGGCCGGTTCGAGCCCAAACGCGCCATCCGGTCCCGGGGCTGGCGCCGCATCGGGGTCACCGTGGTGCGCTGGCCCGGACCGGTGCTGGTGGCCAGCCTGGCGCTGGCGCTCATCGGTCTGGTGACCCTGCCCGGCTACAAGACGAACTACGACGCCCGGCGCTACCTGCCGGCGGACCTGTCGGCGAATGTCGGATACGACGCCGCCGAACGGCATTTCAGCGCCGCCCGGATGAACCCCGAACTGCTGATGGTGGAGAGCGACCGCGATCTGCGCAACCCGGCCGACTTCCTGGTCATCAACAAGATCGCCAAGGGCATTCTCGCCGTCCCCGGTGTGGCGCGGGTGCAGACCATCACCCGGCCCAACGGAAAACCCATCGAGCACACCACGATTCCGTTCATGCTGAGCCAGCAGGGCGCCACCCAGACGATGAACGAGAAGTACCGCCAGGACCAGTTCGCCGACATGCTCAAGCAGGCCGACGACATGCAAACCAATATCGAGACCATGCAGCAGCTCTCGTCCGTCACCGAGCAGATGGCCGCCACCACCCACTCGATGGTGCTCAAGACCACCGACATGACGCTCGACATCGCCGAAATGCGGGATCACATCGCCGATTTCGACGACTTCCTGCGGCCCATCCGCAACTATTTCTACTGGGAACCGCACTGCTATGACATCCCGGTCTGCTGGACCATGCGGTCGGTCTTCGACACCCTGGACGGTATCGACATCCTGACCGCCGACATCCAGGAGCTGGTGCCCGACCTGCAGCGCCTGGACACGTTGCTGCCGCAGATGGTCGCGCTGATGCCGGAGAACATCCGCGTCATGGAGAACATGCGCAACTCGATGCTGACGATGTATCAGACCCAGAAGGGCATGCAGGATCAGGGCTCGGCCATGCAGGAGAACTCGACGGCCATGGGGGAGGCCTTCGACGCGTCCCGCAACGACGACACCTTCTACCTGCCGCCGGAGGCGTTCGAGAACGAGGACTTCAAGCGCGGGATGGAGAACTTCATCTCACCCGACGGAAAGTCGGTGCGGTTCATCATCAGTCATGAGGGTGACCCGGCCACCCCCGAGGGCATCGCGCACGTCGACCCCATCAAGACGGCCGCCAAGGAAGCCATCAAGGGCACCCCGCTGGAGGGCTCCAAGATCTTCCTCGCCGGCACCGCGGCCACCTACAAGGACATGCACGACGGTGCGCAGTGGGATCTCGTGATCGCCGGGATCGCCGCCGCCGCCTTGATTTTCGTGATCATGCTGCTGATCACCCGGGCCCTGGTGGCGGCCGCGGTGATCGTCGGCACCGTGTTGTTGTCGCTGGGTGCCTCCTTCGGCATGTCGGTGCTGCTGTGGCAGCACCTGATCGGGCTGGAACTGCACTGGATGGTGCTGCCCATGTCGGTGATCCTGCTGCTGGCGGTGGGCTCGGACTACAACCTGCTGCTGGTGTCCCGGTTCAAGGAGGAACTGGACGGCGGGCTCAAGACCGGCATCATCCGGGCCATGGCGGGCACCGGATCGGTGGTCACCTCGGCCGGGCTGGTGTTCGCGTTCACCATGGCCTCGTTCGCGTTCAGCGATCTGACGGTGATGGCCCAGGTCGGCACCACCATCGCGCTGGGATTGTTGTTCGACACCCTGGTCGTGCGCTCCTTCATGACACCCGCGATCGCCGCCCTGCTGGGCAAGTGGTTCTGGTGGCCGCAGGTGATCCGTACCGAGGCCTCGCAGCGCCGCCTGGCGGCGCGGGGAATCGACGTGCCCGCGTAG
- a CDS encoding glycosyltransferase family 4 protein: MAVLAPIAWRTPPRHYGPWEQFASLLTEGLVAAGHEVTLFATADSLTSAELVSTAAGGWSEDSSIDAKVAECLHIASVFERAADFEVIHNGFDFLPLTYSDLVRTPVVTTIHGFSSERIVPVYRRYNDRGAYVSISDADRHPALRYAATIHHGIDTDRFALHPEPGEHLLFFGRIHPDKGTARAIEVARRCGRRLDIAGIIQDENYFREAVEPHIDGETVRYLGAVDAAGRAEALGGAHALLHLIDFDEPFGYSVVEAMACGTPVIAYNRGSMNELIEHGVTGYLVDDPDSAVAAVGAVGGLDRPKIRELTEGRFTIAAMVDKYVDVYRGVIGGRA, from the coding sequence GTGGCCGTGCTGGCGCCGATCGCGTGGCGGACACCGCCGCGGCACTACGGCCCGTGGGAACAGTTCGCCTCGCTGCTCACCGAGGGTCTGGTCGCCGCCGGGCATGAGGTCACCCTGTTCGCCACCGCCGACTCGCTCACCTCCGCCGAGCTGGTGTCCACCGCGGCGGGCGGCTGGTCCGAGGATTCGTCGATCGACGCCAAGGTCGCCGAATGCCTGCACATCGCGTCGGTCTTCGAACGCGCCGCCGACTTCGAGGTCATCCACAACGGATTCGACTTCCTGCCGCTCACCTACAGCGATCTGGTGCGCACACCGGTGGTCACCACCATCCACGGGTTCTCCTCGGAGCGCATCGTCCCCGTCTACCGGCGCTACAACGATCGGGGCGCCTACGTGTCGATCAGCGACGCCGACCGCCACCCCGCCCTGCGCTACGCCGCCACCATCCACCACGGCATCGACACCGACCGGTTCGCCCTACACCCGGAGCCCGGTGAGCATCTGTTGTTCTTCGGTCGCATCCACCCCGACAAGGGCACCGCCCGTGCCATCGAGGTCGCGCGGCGCTGCGGCCGTCGGCTCGACATCGCCGGAATCATCCAGGACGAGAACTACTTTCGCGAGGCCGTCGAACCCCATATCGACGGCGAGACGGTGCGCTACCTCGGTGCCGTCGACGCCGCGGGACGCGCCGAAGCGCTCGGCGGTGCGCACGCGTTGCTGCACCTCATCGACTTCGACGAGCCCTTCGGCTACAGCGTGGTGGAGGCGATGGCCTGTGGCACACCGGTGATCGCCTACAACCGGGGCTCGATGAACGAGCTCATCGAGCATGGGGTGACCGGATATCTGGTGGACGATCCGGACTCGGCGGTGGCCGCCGTCGGTGCGGTCGGCGGACTGGACCGTCCGAAGATCCGTGAGCTGACCGAGGGCCGCTTCACCATCGCGGCGATGGTCGACAAGTACGTGGACGTGTACCGCGGTGTGATCGGCGGGCGCGCGTGA
- a CDS encoding alpha-glucosidase, giving the protein MTPWWKSAVVYQIYPRSFADSNGDGIGDLGGILGRLDHLAALGVDVIWLSPVYRSPQADNGYDISDYHDIDPLFGTLADIDTLIARVHALGMKLVMDLVVNHTSAEHPWFTESRSSLDNPKRDWYIWRDARDGGEPNNWGSFFSGPAWSWDPGTEQFYLHLFDRTQPDLNWQNPEVRKAVQDIMVWWLDRGVDGFRMDVINFISKVDGLPDARPVPLQRHVIAFDGFADGPRVHDYLGELTRTVFGGRDGEYLTVGEMPGVTTERARLYTDPARGEVDMVFQFEHMAIDQSPTDKFEDRGLDLVALKATMHRWQAALADTGWNSLYWSNHDQPRVVSRFGDDDLAYWAASAKALATVLHGMRGTPFIYQGEELGMTNHPFRYPQDYRDLEAVNYYDDVLARGGDTAQALAGLARMSRDNARTPMQWDAGEHAGFSTGEPWLPVNPNHRWLNAEVQTATTDSVLAHYQALIRLRHELPILAEGDFTPVFPDDPQIWAYTRATAEHRLLVIANCGRDTRTVDIGAEWEGAQLLLGNLPGTPAGSSSLELPGWDARIYSIARHAAARRRPA; this is encoded by the coding sequence GTGACGCCGTGGTGGAAGTCGGCGGTCGTCTACCAGATCTATCCGCGCAGCTTCGCCGACTCCAATGGGGACGGGATCGGGGACCTGGGCGGCATCCTGGGTCGGCTCGATCACCTCGCCGCGCTCGGGGTCGACGTCATCTGGCTGTCACCGGTCTACCGCTCGCCGCAGGCCGACAACGGTTACGACATCAGCGATTACCACGATATCGATCCGCTGTTCGGGACGCTGGCCGATATCGACACCTTGATCGCCAGGGTGCATGCGCTCGGGATGAAACTGGTGATGGACCTGGTGGTCAATCACACCTCCGCCGAGCACCCGTGGTTCACCGAATCGCGCTCCTCGCTAGATAATCCGAAGCGGGACTGGTACATCTGGCGTGATGCCCGCGACGGCGGCGAGCCGAACAACTGGGGATCGTTCTTCTCCGGGCCGGCCTGGAGTTGGGATCCCGGCACCGAACAGTTCTACCTGCACCTGTTCGACCGCACCCAACCGGACCTGAACTGGCAGAACCCCGAGGTCCGAAAGGCGGTGCAGGACATCATGGTGTGGTGGCTGGACCGCGGTGTCGACGGATTCCGGATGGACGTCATCAACTTCATCTCCAAGGTCGACGGGCTGCCCGACGCACGGCCGGTGCCGTTGCAGCGCCATGTCATCGCCTTCGACGGGTTCGCCGACGGGCCGCGCGTGCACGACTATCTGGGCGAGCTGACCCGCACCGTGTTCGGCGGCCGCGACGGCGAGTACCTCACCGTCGGTGAGATGCCCGGCGTGACGACCGAGCGGGCCCGCCTCTACACCGACCCGGCGCGCGGCGAGGTGGACATGGTGTTCCAGTTCGAGCACATGGCGATCGACCAGAGTCCCACCGACAAGTTCGAGGACCGCGGCCTGGACCTCGTGGCGCTCAAAGCCACGATGCACCGTTGGCAGGCCGCGCTCGCCGACACCGGCTGGAACAGCCTGTACTGGAGCAATCACGATCAGCCGCGGGTGGTGTCCCGGTTCGGTGATGACGATCTCGCGTACTGGGCCGCCTCGGCCAAGGCGCTGGCCACCGTGCTGCACGGGATGCGCGGCACCCCGTTCATCTATCAGGGTGAAGAACTCGGCATGACGAACCACCCGTTCCGGTACCCGCAGGACTACCGGGATCTCGAGGCGGTCAACTACTACGACGACGTCCTGGCCCGCGGCGGTGACACCGCGCAGGCGCTGGCCGGACTGGCCCGGATGAGCCGCGACAACGCCCGCACCCCCATGCAGTGGGACGCCGGCGAGCACGCGGGGTTCAGTACCGGCGAGCCGTGGCTGCCGGTCAACCCCAACCACCGCTGGTTGAACGCCGAGGTGCAAACGGCCACCACGGATTCGGTGCTCGCGCACTATCAGGCGCTGATCCGGTTGCGGCACGAGCTGCCGATCCTCGCCGAGGGCGACTTCACGCCGGTGTTCCCCGACGACCCGCAGATCTGGGCCTACACCAGAGCGACCGCGGAGCACCGTCTGTTGGTGATCGCCAACTGCGGCCGCGACACCCGCACCGTCGACATCGGCGCGGAATGGGAGGGGGCGCAGCTGCTGCTGGGCAACCTGCCCGGCACCCCGGCCGGGTCGTCGTCGCTGGAGTTGCCGGGATGGGATGCGCGCATCTATTCGATCGCCCGCCACGCTGCCGCACGCCGCCGACCGGCGTAG
- a CDS encoding peptidase: MTYCIGVLLEDGIIFASDSRTNAGVDNVAKFCKMSVFETPGDRVITLLSSGNLAGTQAIISVLRQRCADGPSPTNLLGATTMFDAARLVSDAMRETEQRDAGYLNKNPTGFNASFIIGGQLAGEPMRLFRIYAEGNFIEAGTDTLFLQTGEAKYGKPILDRVLTPQTSLADATKCVLVSFDSTMRSNLSVGMPIDLISYQRDSLCVRRRRFDDGDPYFTAVSEAWSEGTRTVFAKLPEIRW; the protein is encoded by the coding sequence ATGACCTACTGCATCGGGGTACTGCTGGAGGACGGCATCATCTTCGCGTCCGACTCGCGCACCAACGCCGGGGTCGACAACGTCGCGAAGTTCTGCAAGATGTCGGTCTTCGAGACTCCCGGTGACCGGGTGATCACCTTGCTGAGCTCGGGCAACCTGGCCGGCACCCAGGCCATCATCAGCGTGCTGCGCCAGCGCTGCGCCGACGGTCCGTCGCCCACCAATCTCCTCGGCGCCACCACCATGTTCGACGCCGCCCGGCTGGTCTCGGACGCGATGCGCGAGACCGAGCAACGCGATGCGGGCTACCTGAACAAAAACCCGACCGGTTTCAACGCCTCGTTCATCATCGGCGGTCAACTCGCAGGCGAACCGATGCGACTGTTCCGCATCTACGCCGAGGGCAACTTCATCGAGGCGGGCACCGACACCCTGTTCTTGCAGACAGGTGAGGCCAAGTATGGCAAGCCGATTCTGGACCGGGTGCTGACCCCGCAGACATCCCTGGCGGATGCGACGAAATGCGTGCTGGTGTCCTTCGATTCGACCATGCGCAGCAACCTGTCGGTGGGCATGCCGATCGACCTCATCAGCTACCAACGGGACAGCCTGTGCGTGCGGCGACGCCGATTCGACGACGGCGACCCGTATTTCACCGCGGTCAGCGAGGCCTGGAGCGAAGGCACCCGGACGGTGTTCGCCAAGCTGCCCGAAATTCGTTGGTGA
- a CDS encoding N-formylglutamate amidohydrolase: MARLLITCEHGGNGVPVPFRPLFVRHQDLLDTHRGWDPGALVMAEALAAACRAPLVSSTTSRLLIDLNRSLGHRHVFSPITRAAPAAVRDQIVEEHYRPYRDEVESRVAQMVSSGQRVIHLSSHSFTPELDGVVRRTDVGLLYDPRRPGEVETGMRWQRSLAAVAPQLRVRRNYPYAGKADGLTSHLRKRFAPGDYVGIELEINQRIVLAAGRAFSELRRALIDSLHAVTDPELHRERTGRTP; encoded by the coding sequence ATGGCCCGCCTGCTGATCACCTGCGAGCACGGGGGCAACGGGGTGCCGGTGCCGTTTCGTCCGCTCTTCGTCCGGCACCAGGACCTGCTCGATACCCATCGCGGCTGGGATCCCGGTGCCCTGGTGATGGCCGAGGCGCTCGCCGCGGCGTGCCGGGCGCCGCTGGTGTCGTCGACGACGAGCCGGCTGCTCATCGACCTGAACCGTTCGCTGGGCCACCGGCACGTCTTCTCGCCGATCACCCGGGCGGCACCGGCGGCGGTTCGGGACCAGATCGTCGAGGAGCACTACCGGCCCTACCGTGACGAGGTCGAAAGCCGTGTCGCGCAGATGGTTTCCAGCGGGCAGCGGGTGATCCACCTGTCGTCGCACAGCTTCACCCCGGAGCTGGACGGCGTGGTGCGCCGGACCGACGTCGGACTGCTCTATGACCCGCGCCGGCCGGGGGAGGTCGAGACCGGTATGCGCTGGCAGCGATCATTGGCGGCGGTGGCGCCGCAGCTGCGGGTGCGGCGCAACTATCCGTACGCGGGCAAGGCCGACGGCCTGACCTCCCATCTGCGCAAGCGTTTCGCGCCGGGCGACTACGTCGGGATCGAACTGGAGATCAACCAGCGCATCGTGCTCGCCGCCGGCCGGGCCTTCAGCGAGCTACGTCGCGCGCTGATCGACTCGCTGCACGCGGTCACCGACCCCGAACTGCACCGCGAAAGAACAGGCAGGACACCATGA